A window of the Cicer arietinum cultivar CDC Frontier isolate Library 1 chromosome 6, Cicar.CDCFrontier_v2.0, whole genome shotgun sequence genome harbors these coding sequences:
- the LOC101511688 gene encoding beta-ureidopropionase: protein MDKSQNGEDNQQLNLSANASICGYDSLHRLLKDNLKPHHFQEVNRLLTGLNCGKVLETIALPESVTTLSVDHGFDVQAFCFHAEKELLREPRVVRVGLIQNSISLPTTAHFAEQKKAIFEKLKPIIDAAGSSGVNILCLQEAWMMPFGFCTREKKWCEFAEPADGESTRFLQSFALKYNMVIISPILERDINHGEVIWNTAVVIGNHGNIIGKHRKNHIPRVGDFNESTYYMEGNTGHPVFETAFGKIAINICYGRHHPLNWLTFGLNGAEIVFNPSATVGELSEPMWPVEARNAAIANSYFVASINRVGTEIFPNPFTSGDGKPAHADFGHFYGSSYISAPDASCTPSLSRNRDGLLITDMDLNLCRQYKDKWCFRMTARYEMYAETLAQYVKPEFEPQVISDPLLHKRSS, encoded by the exons ATGGATAAGTCCCAAAACGGAGAAGATAATCAACAACTCAACCTCTCTGCTAATGCTTCTATTTGTGGTTACGACTCCCTTCACCGTCTTCTAAAGGATAATCTCAAACCTCATCACTTCCAG GAAGTCAATCGTTTGCTTACTGGGCTTAATTGTGGAAAAGTACTTGAAACAATTGCTCTCCCAGAATCTGTTACTACTCTCTCTGTGGATCATGGTTTTGATGTCCAG GCTTTCTGCTTTCATGCTGAAAAAGAACTATTAAGGGAACCTCGAGTTGTGAGGGTTGGTTTGATTCAGAATTCTATTTCCCTCCCAACAACTGCTCACTTTGCGGAACAAAAAAAGGCTATCTTTGAGAAACTAAAGCCAATCATTGACGCTGCTGGTTCATCAGGGGTCAACATATTATGCTTACAA GAAGCATGGATGATGCCATTTGGCTTTTGTACACGAGAAAAGAAGTGGTGTGAATTTGCAGAACCTGCCGATGGGGAATCAACGAGATTTTTGCAAAGCTTTGCGTTAAAGTATAACATGGTGATCATAAGCCCAATTCTTGAGAGGGATATTAACCACGGAGAGGTTATTTGGAACACTGCCGTTGTGATTGGGAATCACGGCAATATAATTGGAAAACACAGGAAG AACCATATACCAAGAGTTGGGGACTTCAATGAAAGCACATATTATATGGAAGGAAACACGGGTCATCCTGTATTTGAAACAGCATTTGGAAAGATTGCCATTAATATATGTTATGGTAGGCACCATCCTTTGAATTGGTTAACTTTTGGCTTGAACGGTGCAGAAATTGTTTTCAACCCTTCTGCTACTGTTGGTGAACTCAGCGAACCAATGTGGCCAGTAGAG GCACGTAACGCTGCAATAGCAAATAGTTACTTTGTTGCATCAATTAATCGGGTCGGGACTGAGATTTTCCCCAATCCATTTACTTCTGGTGATGGCAAGCCAGCACATGCAGATTTTGGACATTTTTATGGGTCAAGTTATATTTCAGCACCAGATGCATCCTGCACACCGTCTTTATCACGTAACAGGGATGGCTTATTAATAACAGACATGGACCTTAACTTGTGTAGGCAGTACAAAGACAAGTGGTGTTTCAGAATGACTGCACGATATGAGATGTATGCGGAGACGCTTGCTCAGTATGTGAAACCAGAATTTGAGCCTCAAGTCATCAGCGACCCTTTGCTTCATAAGAGATCCTCATGA
- the LOC101512007 gene encoding protein EXECUTER 1, chloroplastic, giving the protein MASISSVSAPNLTFPKQNLSVTFPLKRPSLLHFPSQPLCLCLNSVSDDNHSNTNNNDAANRRWDSVLHEFVSGAIKQFDSYMKSLRSGRAAAKERGDVNDEEWDWNRWRQHFEEVDDQERLVTILKAQLRHAVYVEDYEEAAKLKVAIAAASNNDSVGRVMSLLKRAIKDERYSDAAFLRDKAGAGLVGWWAGISKDINDPHGLIIRITPEHGRYVARSYSPRQLATSAAGVPLFEFFLTMDKKGEFKSQAVYLKRKGSYHGPPTSSSKTLDASGRSNSVESTEDKSELFVVTTEDPESGDDRSDGSDPADGMPGFQNVLKDMIPGVKVKIFKVITPEKVDKDLISKVIEQIIEEEESGDEVEDGEDDDEEEDADDDEDEEKENDTESLELEDIKLESDQEGDSEIEINADLGTFESEEQNEIAVKVVIGGLVQKLSSNLSPRDLLRVPAKLEMKGRGSFSFTVEKEVNLQDGHDKGKSSTDKSIKFQGRRRADHVASDLAKFIGKGNVPAKVLKEVGELISLTLSQAQNHQPLSGSTIFNRIQIPTSFDPLNGLYVGTYGLHSSEVIQMRRKYGQWQEDGRAEEPSDLEFYEYVEALKLTGDPYVPAGQVAFRAKIGKRYQLPHKGIIPEEFGVIARYKGEGRLAEPGFQNPRWVDGELVILDGKHIKAGPVVGFVYWAPEYHFLVFFNRLRLQQ; this is encoded by the exons ATGGCTTCAATTTCTAGTGTCTCTGCTCCGAACCTCACTTTCCCGAAGCAAAACCTCTCAGTTACCTTCCCTCTCAAACGTCCCTCACTTCTTCATTTCCCTTCCCAACCACTATGCCTCTGTCTCAACTCCGTCTCCGACGACAACCACAGCAATACCAACAACAACGACGCTGCTAACCGCCGATGGGATTCGGTGCTCCACGAATTCGTCTCCGGCGCTATCAAACAATTCGATTCGTATATGAAATCGCTCAGGAGTGGCCGCGCCGCCGCCAAAGAACGTGGTGATGTTAACGATGAAGAATGGGATTGGAATCGCTGGCGCCAACATTTCGAAGAGGTTGACGACCAAGAACGTCTTGTCACCATCCTCAAG GCTCAGTTACGTCATGCTGTATATGTGGAGGATTATGAAGAAGCTGCTAAGCTTAAGGTGGCGATTGCAGCGGCATCTAACAATGACAGTGTTGGAAGAGTGATGTCTCTTCTCAAG AGAGCCATAAAAGACGAGCGGTACAGTGATGCGGCTTTTTTAAGAGATAAAGCTGGGGCTGGACTC GTGGGTTGGTGGGCTGGTATTTCAAAAGATATTAATGACCCACATGGCTTAATTATTCGCATAACCCCAGAGCATGGAAGATATGTGGCAAGGAGTTATAGTCCTAG GCAACTTGCAACATCTGCTGCTGGTGTTCCTCTATTTGAGTTTTTTCTTACAATGGATAAAAAAGGTGAATTCAAGTCGCAG GCTGTGTACCTAAAGCGAAAAGGATCCTACCATGGTCCTCCAACATCGTCGTCTAAAACATTGGATGCTAGTGGGAGATCGAATTCAGTGGAGTCTACAGAAGACAAAAGTGAGTTGTTTGTTGTGACTACTGAAGATCCAGAAAGTGGTGATGATAGGAGTGATGGCTCTGACCCTGCTGATGGAATGCCTGGATTTCAGAATGTCTTGAAAGATATGATTCCAGGTGTGAAGGTGAAGATTTTCAAAGTGATAACTCCAGAGAAAGTAGACAAGGATCTAATATCTAAGGTGATTGAGCAGATAATTGAGGAAGAAGAGAGTGGGGATGAAGTTGAAGATGGggaagatgatgatgaagaagaagatgcCGATGACGATGAAGACGAAGAGAAGGAAAATGATACAGAAAGTCTGGAACTGGAAGACATTAAGTTGGAAAGTGATCAAGAGGGAGACAGTGAGATTGAGATAAATGCTGATCTTGGAACTTTTGAAAGTGAAGAACAGAATGAAATTGCTGTCAAAGTTGTCATTGGTGGTCTTGTGCAGAAACTTTCCAGTAATTTGTCACCTAGAGATTTGCTTCGAGTTCCTGCTAAACTGGAGATGAAGGGGCGTGGTTCATTTTCTTTTACTGTTGAAAAAGAAGTCAATCTGCAGGATGGTCATGACAAAGGGAAATCTTCAAcagataaatcaattaagtttCAAGGTCGTCGCAGAGCTGATCATGTTGCTTCTGACCTTGCTAAATTCATTGGCAAGGGAAACGTACCTGCAAAG GTGCTGAAAGAGGTAGGAGAGTTGATAAGTCTCACACTAAGCCAGGCTCAGAATCATCAACCATTATCTGGGTCAACTATTTTCAATCGCATTCAAATACCAACCTCATTTGATCCTTTAAACG GCTTATATGTTGGTACATATGGTCTTCACTCTTCCGAAGTTATTCAAATGAGACGTAAATATGGTCAATGGCAGGAGGACGGTAGGGCAGAAGAGCCATCGGATCTTGAGTTTTATGAGTATGTAGAAGCTTTGAAACTAACTGGGGATCCTTATGTACCAGCTGGCCAG GTGGCATTTCGTGCAAAAATCGGAAAGAGGTATCAACTTCCACATAAAGGGATAATTCCTGAAGAATTTGGTGTg ATTGCTCGCTATAAAGGTGAAGGGAGGTTGGCTGAGCCAGGGTTTCAGAATCCTAGATGGGTTGATGGTGAACTTGTGATTCTTGATGGAAAG CACATAAAAGCAGGACCTGTTGTTGGATTTGTGTATTGGGCCCCCGAGTATCATTTTTTGGTCTTCTTCAATCGGCTTAGACTTCAACAATAA
- the LOC101513401 gene encoding nicotinamidase 1-like, with protein sequence MVSHTVELLKSEIPLEQESVVLTEDTLNGLVLVDIINGFCTVGAGNLAPRESNRQISEMINESEKLARQFCEKKLPIMAFLDSHQPNKPEDPYPPHCIVGTDESNLVPALRWLENETNVTIRRKDCFDGYIGSIEEDGSNVFVDWVKKNKIKTLVVVGVCTDICVLDFVSTTMSAKSRGFLKPLENVVVYSHACATFDVPFEVATNIKGALAHPQEFMHHVGLYMAKERGAKIAKEVLFGAAEKA encoded by the exons ATGGTCTCACATACAGTTGAACTTCTGAAGAGTGAGATTCCTCTGGAACAGGAGTCAGTGGTTTTAACTGAAGACACTCTAAATGGTCTTGTTCTTGTTGATATCATAAATGGCTTCTGCACAGTTGGTGCTGGAAATCTG GCACCAAGGGAGTCCAATAGACAGATTTCAGAAATGATCAATGAATCAGAAAAGCTAGCTAGACAATTCTGTGAGAAGAAATTACCAATTATGGCTTTCCTTGATTCTCACCAACCTAACAAGCCAGAGGACCCTTATCCTCCTCACTGTATTGTTGGGACTGATGAATCAAATCTAGTTCCAG CATTGAGATGGCTAGAGAATGAAACCAATGTGACAATAAGACGTAAGGATTGTTTTGATGGATATATTGGCTCAATAGAAGAAGATGGTTCAAATGTTTTTGTAGATTGGGTGAAGAAGaataaaatcaaaactttggTGGTGGTAGGTGTATGCACAGATATATGTGTTCTGGATTTTGTATCCACTACAATGTCAGCTAAAAGCCGTGGTTTTCTCAAGCCTCTAGAAAATGTTGTGGTCTATTCACATGCCTGTGCTACCTTCGATGTCCCTTTTGAGGTAGCCACAAATATCAAGGGAGCTTTAGCCCATCCTCAG GAGTTTATGCATCATGTGGGTCTGTATATGGCCAAAGAACGGGGAGCCAAGATAGCAAAAGAAGTGTTGTTTGGTGCAGCAGAGAAAGCATAA
- the LOC101513714 gene encoding fructose-1,6-bisphosphatase, chloroplastic → MQSATFYQLVNFRPKLQTFQSKTPTLFSTRRMASVSGFRRMALDGSSSSSSTVASDDGFVTLMEYMGKGGGIGVNDDLVVLIDHLQYACKRIAALVASPFNHSIGKQTSLGDFPNTGSDRDAPKPLDILSNEIILSSLQKSGKVVVMASEENDTPTWISGDGPYVVVTDPLDGSRNIDASIPTGTIFGIYKRLEELEDLPTEEKALLNSLQSGNRLIAAAYVLYSSATILCITFGSGTHAFTLDRSTGDFILTNPSIKIPPRGQIYSVNDARYFDWPEGLRQYIDTVRQGKGRYPKKYSARYICSLVADLHRTLLYGGVAMNPRDHLRLVYEANPLSFIVEQAGGRGSDGKSRILSLQPVKLHQRLPLFLGSLEDMEELESYGDIHQKVNPGYEV, encoded by the exons ATGCAGTCAGCAACCTTCTATCAACTTGTAAACTTCCGACCAAAGCTTCAAACTTTCCAATCAAAAACTCCGACCCTTTTCTCCACCCGAAGAATGGCTTCGGTTTCTGGGTTCAGAAGAATGGCCTTGGACggttcttcttcatcttcatccacAGTAGCAAGTGATGATGGGTTTGTTACATTGATGGAGTATATGGGTAAGGGAGGAGGAATTGGTGTGAATGATGATTTAGTGGTGTTGATTGATCATTTACAGTATGCTTGTAAGAGAATTGCAGCTCTTGTTGCTTCTCCTTTTAATCATAGTATTGGGAAACAAACGAGTCTTGGTGATTTTCCCAATACTGGTTCAGATAGGGATGCTCCAAAGCCTCTTGATATTCTTTCT AATGAAATTATCTTGTCATCACTTCAAAAATCTGGGAAAGTTGTTGTGATGGCTTCTGAAGAAAATGATACACCAACTTGGATAAGTGGTGATGGTCCATATGTGGTGGTGACCGATCCACTAGACGGTTCTCGAAATATCGATGCATCCATTCCAACTGGTACAATTTTCGGTATTTATAAGCGCCTGGAGGAGCTAGAAGACCTTCCTACAGAGGAGAAGGCTTTGCTGAATTCACTCCAAAGTGGAAATAGGCTGATAGCTGCTGCTTATGTTCTCTATTCATCTGCAACTATTCTCTGCATCACCTTTGGTTCTGGAACACACGCATTCACTCTCGACCGTTCAACAGGAGACTTCATCCTCACAAATCCAAGCATTAAAATTCCTCCCCGCG GGCAAATTTATTCAGTGAATGATGCAAGGTATTTTGATTGGCCTGAAGGTTTAAGGCAATATATAGATACTGTGAGACAAGGAAAAGGTAGATATCCTAAGAAGTACTCTGCAAGGTATATATGTTCTCTTGTGGCTGATCTCCACAGGACTTTGTTGTATGGAGGTGTTGCGATGAATCCGAGGGACCATCTTCGTCTTGTTTATGAAGCAAACCCTCTTAGTTTCATTGTGGAGCAAGCTGGTGGAAGAGGGTCTGATGGAAAAAGTAGGATTCTTTCACTTCAACCAGTTAAACTGCACCAAAGACTTCCTCTCTTTTTAGGGAGTTTGGAAGACATGGAAGAGTTGGAAAGTTATGGAGATATACATCAAAAAGTAAATCCTGGTTATGAGGTTTGA